From the genome of Pseudomonas mohnii:
ACGGGTTTGATGGATGCTGATGATGTCCGACAGCAACGCGAACGCTGTTTCCGTGCGCCCGGCCCCCGGCCCCGAAACCGTCACGGCGCCAAGCAGCCCGGTGGTAAAAGACACGGCATTGGTCGCGCCGCAGACACTGGCCAACGGATGATCGTTGCTCAACAGACGTGGCTCGACACTGGCGCTGACGGAGCCGTCGGCATGACGTTGGGCCGCCCCGATCAGCTTCCAGCGAGCGCCGTCCTGCCGGGCCTTTTCGATGTCGCCAAGGCTGAGGGACGAAATACCGCTGCAAGTGACGTCGTTGACCGTGAGCCTGGCGTCCAGCAGTTCGTTGGCCAGGATCACCACCTTGAGGCGCACGTCATGCCCCTCGACATCGGCTGTCGGGTCGGCTTCGGCGTAACCCAGTTCCTGCGCCTTGGCGACGGCCTCGGCGAACCCGAGACCACCTTCCATGGAGGTGAGAACGAAGTTGGATGTGCCGTTGAGAATCCCTTCGAAACCGACCATGGAACTGCCCGCCAGCGCCTGCCTGGCCAGGCGAATGACTGGCGTGCCACTCATCACCGAACCTTCGTATTCAAAGGCGACGTTGTTGCGCCGGGCCAGTGCCTTGAGCTCGCTACCGTGCAAGGCAATGGGCCCCTTGTTGGTGGTCACGACATGTTTGCCACCCTCGAGCGCCCAACGGCAGAACGAAGTCGCCGGTTCACCGTCCACCGGGTTGGTAAAAGTGGCTTCAACAATAATGTCCGCTCCCGAATCCTTGATCACGGCTTCATTGAGGGCGGTGACTTCACCACCCGGCAGCTGCGCCAAGGCACCTTTGGCGGCTGGCAATCGGGCCAGCACGCCGGCGTCCAATCCTTCACGGCCAACGACCGAACCGAGAAACAAGTCGGTCACGCCGACAATTTTCAGGGTGAAACCCAGCTCGGTTTTCCACTGTTCGTTACGTTCGGCAATCAGCTGAGCCAACGCCCGGTTCACACCGCCAAAGCCAACCAGCGCCAGTTTGTATTCAATCATTTTGTTATGCCCCCTGATCCGGGTGATGGGTTGTTGGGGCCTAGGTTAGGGGTCAGGCCAGGGCAGTGAAATAGGCCAATTTGCTCTATTTTGTGGGCGTTTTGACCAGCGCCGGAGCAAAGTTTCAGGCATAAAAAAAGCCAACGCAGGTTGGCTTTTGGCAGCACGAGAAAAGGGCTATACGACCGACGACAATACGAAGGAGGTCACGGTGTTTTCCACGCCAGGCAATGCGGCAATTTCAGTCCAGACCTTGTGCACCCGTTGCGGGCTCGCCGCGCCGACCCGCAGCATCAAGTCGAACTCGCCGCTCATTACATCGCACTGGAGGACTTCCGGAATTTCCCGCAGCGCTTGCAGCACTTCTGCGCCGCGCATCCGGTCGTAGCGGTACACGAAAATCACCGCGTTGATGTCCGAGGCGGCTTGTCGCCCCTCGCCGGTTTTCACCGTATAGCCCTGTATGACACCGTCACGTTCAAGTCGCTCGATACGCTGACGCACGGCGTTGCGCGACAGGTTGACCTTGGCCGCCAACTCGGCGTGTGCAGCCCTGGCATTGAGCCGTAGCTGCGCGATGATGTGCTCATCGAGAGGGTCCAGAATTCGCTTCACTTGGCCTCCTGTTGCCGCGTCTTCACAGCGTGTTCAGCAACGCATGGATGGTATCGAGGTCGTCCGGCTCAATCCGGTAAAGCTGCGCGTGGCCTTGTGCCGCGACCTCGCGTTGCGGCACCGCCAGGCTGATGCCCAGTTCACCCAACAGCGCCGCTGACTTGGCCGGTGAAATTTCCCCCAGGGTCACCATCGGCGCGACCAGGCTTCGACGATACAACCTGGCCGCCAGGACGCCGGTGGCGGTATGCGGGTCGATGACGTAACCGGTGTCGCGATACAGCGAGGTGATTTCCTTCAGCGTCTGCTCATCACTGACCGCGTAGGAGTCGATGATCATCCGCGCCCGCAACCAGAACTCGTTGGCGATGACCATCTCGCCGCTGGACTCGAAACCCGCCATCAGGGCACTCACCGCCTGATCGTCATGCCCGTAGAGTTCCCACACAAAACGTTCCAGATTGGCAAAAACCGACAGGTCCATGGCCGGCGACAACGTCTTGTTGGCGCGCGATCGGCTGTAGTGGTTCTTTTGAAACAGCTGATGCAACGCGTCATTCTGGTTGGTCGCCACAATCACCTGGGTGATCGGCAGGCCCATTTTCTGCGCGATGTAGCCGGCATACACCTCGGCAAAACTCGCGGCCGGCACGCTGAAACCGATCGGTCGTTGACCGCCTCCCAGTTGCAACACCGCGTGAAAATAAAACACCAGTTGCGCCAGCACACTGACCCAATTGCTGGAGTTGAAACTGATCACCTCGTGCTGCGCACAGGGCCACTGTCGCAACAGCCGGGTGACAATGCTCTGGCACTCGTCGAAGCTGCCATTGACGGCAAACTGATGAACCCTCGGGTGTCCCGCTGCCTGCAGATGCCGGAGTTGGTCCTGGGGCACGCCCGCCTCCGGGTAAAACACCATCACGGCGGTTTCTTCGCAATGCTTGAACGCTTCGATGGCCGCCAGCCCGGTATCGCCGTTGGTGGCACCGATCACCACCCCGCTACGCCCGCGTTTACGCAGAAAATGCTGCACCAGCCGAGCCTGCAACTGAGCAGCGAAATCCTTCGAAGAGCGAGTCGGCCCGTGGAACAACTCCAACACCCACTCGTTTCGATCGACCTGATGCAAAGGTGCCAGGGAGCGATGACTGAACTGGCTGCCGGCCTCTTTCAACAGGCGCTTGAGGTCTGCCTCGGCGATCGCCTCACCCACAAACGGGCTGATCACTCTGTAGGCCAGCTCGTCATAGGACAAGGTCGACCAATTGGCTATGTCCTGTGATTCAAACAGCGGCAATTCGAGCGGTACGAACAGCCCTCCATCCTCGGCGACTCCAGACAACACGACCTTTTCGAAATCGACCTGCGCGGCCGAATTCCGGGTACTCACATAACGCATGGTTGGCTCCGGCGATTTATTTGAAACGATGTGCCTGCTCGACCAGCCAGGTGGAAAATATCGCCGCGTCGGGGTGCTGCTCGGCCCCGGAATCGCGTACGAGGTAAAAAGACTCGCTGGCGTCGATACGCTGGGTAAAGGGCTCGACCAATCGCCCATCCCGAAGCATGTCATCGACCATCGAGGACCGCGCCAGGGCAATCCCCTGCCCTAGCTCGGCCATGCGCAAGGTGGAAATCAACGTGTCGAATTGCATGCCGGTCGAGAAGTCGACGCTGTGCGCGCCGACCATGTTCAACCAGTACCCCCACCCCTCTTCGTAACCCAGCACATGCAACAGTGGATGGTTCGATACGTCCGCAGGGACGGTCAGCGGTGACTTCGCCATCAGGCCCGCCGAACACACCGGGAACAGCGTGTCCCAGGTCAGTCGCTGCGACACCAGCCCGGGCCATTGACCGTGGCCCCAGCGAATCTCCATGTCGTCCTCGCCATCCAGCTCCTTGACCCAGATATTGCTGATGTAGCGGATGTCCACATGGGGATGAGCCTGGCTGAACGCCTGCAGCTTGGGCGCCAGCCAGTGCACGAAAAACGCCAGGCTGCCGCGCACCTTGATCGGCCGACGTTTGTGTTGACCAAAAATTTCGTTGGTCCCCACGGCCAGTCGCGTGATCGCGTCCTGCACCACCGGCAGATAAGCCTGGCCTTCCTCCGACAGTCCCAGGCCACGGGGCAGGCGCTTGAAGAGTGCAACCCCAAGGTGGCTTTCCAGTTGACGGATCTGCTGACTGACGGCGCCCTGGGTCAAAAACAGTTCTTCGGCGGCGTGGGTAAAGTTCAAACAGCGGGCAGACACCTCGAATGCCCGCAGCCAGTTCAGTGGGGGTAGCGTCTTTTGCTTCATGGCTTGAACCTCTTGGACGCCCCCTCCACCGAGCACGCTTGCCCATCCCGCCGGCGCTGGCTAGAACGCATCGGACGGTTGTGCCAAGGGGGCAACCGACAAGCGTCGCTCGCGGCTTTTGCGGGTAATGTAATACACGAAGTAGCACCAGGCGATGAAGGGCAAACCGAAGTACAACGCCACCCGTTGCTCAGGATCGAAAGCAATCCCGACACACGCCAGGCTGCAGCAGACCAGCGCGCCCAACGGCACCCATGGATAACCCCGGACGCGGAATTTCAGGTCGCGGATATCACCGCCATTGGCCACATAGTGACGGCGGAAAGCAATCTGGCTCGCCGCGATACTCATCCACACCACCACGACCGCCAACCCGGAGATCGACACCAGCGCCAGATAGATGGTATCGGCCGCAAACACGCTACTGAGCAACGAAGCAGCCCCACCCGCCATGCTGACGATAATCGCGTTGAGCGGCGTGCCCATGCGGGTCAGGGCCGAGAACTGCTTGGGCAGGTGCCCCTGGTCACTCAGCGTCCAGAGCATCCGCGACGCGGCGTACAACCCGGAGTTGGCGGCCGACAGCAAGGCACTGATGATCACGAAGTTCATGATGTCGGCCGAGTACGGAATCCCGATGTAGGTGAACACCGTCACGAAGGGACTCTCTACCAGACCGGCCTGTTCACGGGGCAACAGGGTCGCCAGAACGAAAATGGTCCCCACGAAAAAGATCGCCAGGCGCAGCACGGTCGTGCGAATGGCACGCGGCACGTTGCGCTGTGGATCTTTGGTTTCCCCAGCGGCAATACCGATCAATTCAGTGCCGGAGAAAGCAAAGGAGACGGCCAGTAACGTCATTGCAATCGGCATGAACCCGGTAGGGAAAAGTCCTTCACGGGTGAAGTTACTCAAGCCGATACTGTGGCTTTGCTCGATGTTCAGCAGACCGAGAATCGCACCGCCGCCAATCATCAAGAACACGATCACGGTCACCACTTTAACCAGCGACAACCAGAACTCGGTCTCGGCAAACAGGCGTACCGAAATCACATTGGTCAGAAACACCATAACTGCAAATAACGCGCTCCAGATCCATACAGGCGTTTCCGGGAACCAGCGCACCATCAAAATGCCGGCGGCGGTGAATTCAGAACCGATGGCCACCGTCCAGGTCAGCCAATACAACCAGGCCACCGTATACCCGGTACCCGGCCCGAGAAACCGGGTGGCGTACGTACTGAATGAACCGGTTTCCGGCATCTGCACCGCCAACTCGCCCAGGCACATCATCACCATGTAAACCATGAGTGCACCGATGATGTAAGCGATCACCGCGCCCAGGGGACCGGCCTGGTTGACCGTATACCCGGACGTGAGAAACAGCCCGGTCCCAATGACGCCGCCTAATGCCAGCATGACAATATGGCGCGTCTGCATTTCCTGTTTAAAACCCGAGCGCGTATCAAGTTGTTGTTTTTTTATGGACATGGTTGTTCTCATGAAAGTTATTAGGGCACGAATTAACATCTGCTACGAATAACAGGGCAGAGTAAAAAAGTTGCCACTAGGTTTTATTATTATTCCACTTCATGAACTCCCCACTGACATCCTTGCAGTGAGGCATTAACGTTAAATCTTCAACCGGTTATCCCTGCACACGTTTCATTGATTGAAAGTTGTGTGTTTTCCTGTACCGCTGAGTGGCCCGAACTGCTGACAAAGGCAAAAGCCTGTTTCAGGTCGTCGAGCAGGTCGTCGGTGTCTTCGATGCCGACGGAGATCCGCACCAATCCTTCGGAGATACCCAGGGCCAGTCGCTCCTCCAGCGTGTTCTCGACATGACTGGTGGTACGGGCCGGGCCATAGATGGTTTCCACCGCACCGAGATTGCCTGCGCAGTGAGCGAAACGCAGGCGTGGCAAGAGCACCTTGACCGTGTCCATACCGCCCATCACGACAAAGCTGACGATTGCACCAAAGCCGGACATTTGCGCGCACGCCACCGCGTGATTCGGGTGGCCGGGCAAGCCGGGATAATTGACCGACTCCACCAACGGTTCGGTGCACAGGTACTCCGCCAGGGCCCGGGCACTGCGTTGCTGCTGACGCATGCGCAGCACCAGGGTTTTCATGCCGCGAATGATCATGTAGGCGGAGAACGGGTCGAGTGTTGCACCGTTGATTTCCCGGTAGTGACGCACCTTGGCCATCAGCCCTTCGCTGCCGCACACCAGGCCACCGAGCACGTCGCCGTGCCCGCTGAGAAACTTGGTCGCACTGTGAATGACCACGTCCACACCCAGCGCCAGCGGGTTCTGGTTCAACGGCGTGGCGAACGTGTTATCCGCCACCACAATGGCACCGACACGTTTGGCAGCGGCCACCAGACGCTGGATATCCACTATTTTGAGGGTCGGATTGGTGGGTGTTTCCAGATACACCAGTTGGCAACCCTTGGCGATTTCGCGTTCGATTTCTTCGTGATCGAACGTCTCGCACAACGTCACCTCCACACCGGTACGCGGCAGGAACTCTTCGAAAATCTTGTTGGTGCCGCCATAGCTGTCCTTGGTCGACACGACCCGATCGCCATGGGCCAGGAAGGTGTAGAGCACACTGCTGATCGCCGCCATTCCGCTACTGAACGCCACGGCAGACTCGGCCATTTCCAACTCGCGAATTTTTGCCTCGAGGGTCTCGACCGTCGGGTTGCCCATGCGGCTGTAAATGAAGCCCGGTGCCTTGCCCAAAGCGACGTCGTACCAGACGTCGATGTCGTCGTAACCATATGCAGCACTGACGACGATCGGGGTTTGCGTGGCATTGTAAGGATGCCTGACTTGCTCGCCGCCCCACACTGCGCGGGTCCCCGAACCCGCATTTACCAACGCCGCGCTGCCTGGTTTTTTATTCATAAAGACTACTCGCACTGAGGGCGGCGAATGTTGAGTCACTCACCGGATCTGGCGGCCAATATATTGAAAAGCCGCGCCCCCGAGAAACGATGTTATCGGTGCCTAAGGGCTGCTTTTTTTAATGGCTGTCCGGCGTGGGGGGCAGATCAATCGCGGGGGCAAGGTCGGGCAGCCAGGCGTGCAACGAAGCCGTGGCCTTGGGCCAATTGCAAGGCCATAGCCGATCGACCAGGACACGTCGTCCATCTTCGGCAGCGACAGGCTCGTCGACAGGCTTGCACTGGATCATCAGCGTTTACCCCCTCCATTCCCGCGGGCTCACCCCGGTCTTGCGCCGAAACGCCCGAGCCAAAGCCGAGGGGCTTTCGTAACCAACCTCTTCGGCGATCAGGGCAATGGGCTTGCCCTCGCGCAAGCGTTTCTGCGCCAGGCTGATGCGCCAACTCACCAGATAATCCACCGGCGTCTGCCCGACCACCCGCCGGAAATGCTCGGCGAAGCTGGCCCGCGACATGTTGGCCGCCACCGACAGTTCCGCCACGCTCCAGGCCTTGCCGGGAGCCTCGTGCATAAGGTTCAGGGGGCGTGCCAGACGCGAATCGGCGAGACCGGCCATCATGCCCGGCGGTTGATTGCGGCTGCTCAGAATGTGCCGCAGCAACAGAATCACCAGCAGCTCGAACAAGCGGTCCATGACTGCTTCACGCCCGCAGGTGCCGTCAAAAGCCTCGTTGAACAGCCATTCCAGGGTGCTGGCCAGGGTCGGGATTTCATCGAGTTTCAGCACCATGTAATCGGGCAACGCGCCGGCGAGGGCATTGCCCGAGCCGCCATCGAAGTTCAGCGAGGCACAGACCAACTGCGTGGCCGATGCTTGCGTGGCGGACAAGCGGTGACGGTACGGCCGGGGGAAAAAGATCAGCGTCGGCTCGGTGATCTTCAGCGCTCGCTCATCGGCCAGTTTCAGCACGACCTCCCCGGCCTGCAGCAAATGCAGATGACCGCACGTCTGGCTGCCATCGAAAGCCGAGGTGCCGCAAAACGTGCCGCTGTGAAAGGTGCCGGCATTGACGCCGAAATGCGTGAGCAACGTGGACAAGCGATCCATGAGGGGGGGCTCCCGAAGGCAGTTCTGGACGATCTGTTGCATATCGTCGACGATTTGCACCCAATAGACCAGCCCAGGCCTTTAGCATGAACTCCGTACCCAGCGCCTGTCGCGCTTGAATCCTCGGAGAATCATCATGACCCGCATTATCCCTGTCAGCCTCGAAAACGCCGCCGACGCCGCCCGCCCTCTGCTGGAAGGCGTGCAAAAGAAAATCGGCTTCCTGCCCAACGTGTTCAAAGTCCTGGCCCACGCCCCTGCCGTGCTCACCTCCTACGTGCAGAACTCGGCGGCATTGGGCAAGACGTCCCTGAGCGCAACGCAAAAGGAAGCCATCTTCCTTGCCACGTCACAGGTCAACGGTTGCGACTACTGCCTGGCGGCCCACACGCTGTTTGCCGGCAAGGCCGGTCTGTCCAGCCAGGACATCCTGAGCGCCCGTGACGGCAAGCTCGACGCCTATGCCCTGCTGGCACAGCAAATCACTGAAACTCGTGGACACCTGAGCAGCGAGCAGATTGCAGCGGCACGCGCCGCCGGTCTCGACGACGGCAAGATCATCGAAGTGATTGCCCATGTGGCATCGCAGACGCTGACCAACTACCTGAACAACGTCGCGCTGACCGATATCGACTTCCCGGCCATCGATGCCTGAGCCACGCCAATAGCGGAGAACCGAGCATGAACACTGTGACCCTGTACACCACCGACACCTGCCCTTACTGCCGCAGTGCCAAGTCACTGCTGATCAGCAAAGGCATCACCCTGCAGGAAATCAACATTCAGGCCCAGCCGGGCAAACTCGAAGAAATGCTCAGCCGCAGTGGCCGGCGCAGCGTGCCGCAGATTTTCATCGGCGACACGCATATCGGCGGCTTCGACGACCTGGCCAAACTGGATCGCCAGGGCGGCTTGATGTCGATGCTGGCCTGAGCCTGAACGGTCCAGGCCCAACACCAATCTGTGGCGAGGGCGCTTGCCGGAACGCCGCACCGTCCCGTTGGGCTGCGCAGCGGCCCCCAAAATGGGGACTGCGATACAGTCCAGCGGGCGCAAGCTCCCTCACCACACAAGCGCGATACCGGCATCGCCCGGCACATCCGACCAAACAACGCTCTAACGTGCGCGTCATGACCTAACCTCATAGGCTAAATGGCTCACCACCCATCGAGCACGCCTATGCGCAATGCCTTGAAGTCCGTGATATTCATCGTTTTCGTGCTATTGGCGTCGAGCGGCGCGATGCTGTCGGCGGCGCCCATGCTCGATGTCCCGGGCGCCGGCGCGAGCAGCGCTGTCGCCAAGGTGTCCGACAGCGATCTGGAGGCGCTGCAAGGCCAACTCAACAGCCTCAAACAACAGGTCTCTCAGGTCAGCAATTACAACCAACTGGAGCCCCCGCAGGATTTGGTTCAGTCGCTGATCAAGGAGGCTGATCGCCTGTCGGCACTGTTGTTGCCCGAACAAGCGCAATTACAGTCCCAACTGGGGGTGCTGAGCCCTGCTCCGCTGGCTGAGGCCACGCTGGAGGAGTCCGATATCGCCAGCCAAAGGGCTGCGCTCACCGAACAAAAAAACAAGGTCGATTCCAAACTGAAAACCCTGGCGGCGATCAAAGCCAGCGCCGCCGAATTGCTCACCCAGATTGCTGCCATCCGACGCAGCCTGCTGGAAACCGAAGTGACCCAACGCACCCGGAGCATCCTCAATCCCTGGTTTTGGGTCCCGCTATTCGATCCACCTGCCGACGACCGGCAACGGCTGGTCGAGTTCATGCAGCAGGCGGGCGACACGCTGCATTCGGTCTGGCAACCGGGCAAGCGCCTCTTGACCAGCGTGCTCGTGATATTCGCCGTGGTCCTGTGGGGCCTGGGCCGTCGGCTCGCCGAACGCGGACTGACCTGGTTGTGCATTCACCGGATGCCCGAAGGACGCCTGCGCCGCAGCGCCCTCGCGCTAGCGTCGGTCGTCGCCACGGTGCTGACCGCCGGTATCGCCCTGCGTGTCCTGTTTTTTGCCCTCACCCGCGAACTGCCGTTGACACCGCAACTGGCAGGGTTTTCCGAAGAATTCGAAAAAATCGTCTACACCTGCGTGATGATCACCGGTTTGAGCCGTGCGCTGTTGTCCACCCAACATCCGTCATGGCGACTGCCGGCCATTGCCGACGAGGTGGCACTGGCAATCAAACCCTATCCCCGGCGATTGGCTGCCGTCTTGCTGGTGGCGGTGTCAGTGGCCCAGTTGACCAATGCCACCGGCATGAGCTCCGAGGTCGTGATCACGGTCCGTGGGTTGGTCGCACTTATCATTTCAACCTTGATCGGTTCGATTCTGTTGCGGGTCAACAGAACCCGGCGGGCCATGGTGGTGGCCGGCGATGCGCCTGAGGCGGGCCGTACACTGGCTGGCGTGGTGTATGCCTTCGCCAGCATCGCGACCGTGGCCTCGCTGTTCTCCCTGCTCATTGGCTATGTGTCGCTGTCGCGCTTCATCACTTACGAACTGGTCTGGTTGTTCATCATTTTTGCCGGTTTCTATTTGCTGATACAGCTGCTCAAGGACAGCTGTGAGTACCTGTTTTCACCTCGGCAACCCACTGGCAAAACGCTCAAGCAGTTGCTCGGTATTGGCGATACGCGCCTGGAGCAGATCTCGGTCATTTTGTCTGGCGTCGGTCGTGCCGCCCTGTTGCTGATCGCTTTCATCTCGCTGCTGGTGGGTGGCGTGGGCTCGACCCTCGGCCAACTGGCAAACAACACCCTGGCGATGCTTGGCGGTGACGGCCTGCGCAAACTGAACATTGTCCCGGCCAATCTGCTGCACGGCCTGCTGGCGCTGCTGATCGGCATCTATCTGGTGCGGACCCTGAGCCGCTGGCTGGACAACGAGTTGCTGCCGAAAACGGAAATGGACCCGGGCATGTGCGCCTCGCTCAGCACATTGTTTTCCAACATCGGCTATGCCTTGGTGATCCTGCTCATGCTGTCGTCGCTGGGGGTCAAGTGGACCAACCTGGCCTGGATCGTCAGTGCCTTGTCGGTGGGGATCGGCTTCGGTCTTCAAGAGATCGTCAAGAACTTCGTCTCCGGCCTGATTCTGCTCACCGAACGCCCGGTGAAGGTCGGCGACCTGATCAGCATCAGCGGGGTTGAAGGCGATATCCGTCGGATCAATGTGCGGGCCACCGAGATACAACTGGCTGACCGCTCGATTGTCATCGTGCCGAACTCGCAGCTGATTTCGCAGAACCTGCGCAACGTCACCCTCGGCGGCAGCGCCCAAGGCGTGGCGACACTTGAACTGACCTTCCCGCTGGACATCGACCCGGAGCAGGTGCGCAACCTGCTGTACGACACCTTCTGCGAGCACGAATCCATTCTGGAAAAACCGGCGCCGTTCGTACGCTTCAGCCAACTGAAACCCGAAGGCATTACGCTGACGATCACCGGTTACGTCGCCAGCCCACGCGCGGTCGGCTCGATCAAGAGCGAACTGCTGTTTGAGATACTCAAGCGACTGGGCGCCGCCGGGATCGAACTGGCGAAACCGCCACCGGCGGCGTGATCCCCGATCACGCCGCCGGCGACCCTTGCATCAATGCGCAATACACACAGATTTAAGCTCGGTAAAAGCCTCGATCACCGCACGACCAAACTCACGGCCCATGCCCGATTGCTTGACCCCGCCGAACGGCATCGCCGGGTCGAGCAGCACGTGGGCGTTGACCCAGACCGTACCGGCTTCGATGCGCGGCACCAGGTTCATGGCTTTGCTCAGGTCGTTGGTCCACAGGCTGGCGGCCAGGCCATAGCGGTTGTCGTTGGCCAGTTCGATCACGGCCTCTTCATCGTCGAACGGCATCACGCCCAGCACCGGGCCGAACACTTCTTCCCGGGCCACGGCCATGCTGTGGTCGATGTCGGCGAGGATCGTCGGCTGGACGTAGAAGCCGTCGCCTTCCACCAATTCGCCACCCGAGACCACACGTGCGCCTTCCTGACGGGCCAGTTCAATGTGCTTGAGCACGCTCTGTTGTTGCTTGCGCGACACCAGCGGGTTGATCGCTGCGTCGCCGTTCATGCCCGCGCCAATCGGCATGGCCGAAACCGCCGCCGCCAGGGCTTCGACGAATCGGTCGTGGATCGAGCGATGTACGTAGAAACGCGAAGCCGCGGCACACACCTGGCCGTTGTTCAGCAGGCCACCGAGGATCGCCCCTTGCACGGCTTTTTCAACGTCGGCATCGGCGAGCACGATCATCGGGTTCTTGCCGCCCAGTTCCAGGGAGAAACGCGTCATGTTGGCCATGCACGCCACCCCGACGCTTTTGCCAACGGCGGTAGAACCGGTAAACGAGACCTTGCTCACCAGCGGATGCTGGGTCAGCACGCCACCGACCGAGGCGCCGCCACCGGTCACGACGTTGAACACGCCTGCCGGAATGCCGGCCTCGAGCGCGAGCTCCGCCAGACGCATGGCGGTCAGCGGGGTTTCCATGGCCGGCTTGATGATCACCGTGCAACCGGTAGCCAGCGCCGGCATCAGTTTCCAGGCGGCGATCAGCAGCGGGAAGTTCCACGGCACGATACCGACCACCACACCCACCGGCTCACGCTTGGTGAAGGCGGTGAACTTGGCACCCGGTGGCAACGGGATCGACACGTCGAAGGTTTGCCCTTCGATCTTGGTCGCCCAGCCGGACATGTAGCGCATGAATTCCACAGTGGCGTTCAGGTCCAGGGCGCGGGCCATGTTGATCGACTTGCCCTGGCTCAGGGTTTCCAGTTGCGCCAGCTCTTCGGCGTGCTCTTCCACCAGGCGGGTGAAGTTGAGCAGGATGCGCTCGCGATCCGCCGGACGCAGTGCCGACCAGACCCCGGACTTGAATGCCTTGTGCGACGACTGCACGGCACGCTCGACGATTTCGGGCGGTGCATCGAGGGTTTCGCACAGGGTCTGCCCGGTGGCCGGGTTGACCACGGCGATGCTGTCGCCCTCGGCAAACACCCATTGACCGTCAATGAAGCAGCCGTGGCGGCGTTCGATAAATGCAGCCACCTGCGGCAGGATTTCAACGTTGCTCATAATTCACCTTTGGATAAATCGTTCGGTGTGAAGGTTGGAACAGCCAGGAAACCGGCCGCTTAGTGTTGTTCTTTGAGGAAGCACACGACCGCCTGGCGATCGTCCGCCGACGCCAGGCCCATGTAAGGCATGTAGGTGCCAGGCACATAGGCCTGAGGCTGGGTAATCAGTTGCGCGATGTTCTCGGCTTGCCAATCGATGTTTTTGTTGCGCATGGCTTGCGAGTAGCTGAAGCCCTCCAGGGAGCCGGACTTGCGCCCGACCACACCCGCCAGGTTCGGCCCCATCATGCCGGTCGCGCCTTTGGTCACCGAATGGCAAACCCCGCATTCATTGGCAAACACCTCAGCGCCGTGGCGTTGATCGGGGGCGCAATCGGCCGCCAGCGCCGCCTGGGCCAGGGCCAACGACAACAATCCGAAAAGAGGCAAACGCAGGGAGGTAAACATAGGAAACGACCTTGAAAATCCGCGCATTCGCCAGCAGGCGAACGCCAACTCTGAAAGTGCCGGGACAACGGTGCCCCGGCAGGTTGGCAAGGATTGTCGGTGGTCGTTGATTCGCAGGTTTTGCCCTGCGTGCCAGTCGTGTTGGCGGTTCTGCCAAA
Proteins encoded in this window:
- a CDS encoding c-type cytochrome, which encodes MFTSLRLPLFGLLSLALAQAALAADCAPDQRHGAEVFANECGVCHSVTKGATGMMGPNLAGVVGRKSGSLEGFSYSQAMRNKNIDWQAENIAQLITQPQAYVPGTYMPYMGLASADDRQAVVCFLKEQH
- a CDS encoding aldehyde dehydrogenase family protein; this encodes MSNVEILPQVAAFIERRHGCFIDGQWVFAEGDSIAVVNPATGQTLCETLDAPPEIVERAVQSSHKAFKSGVWSALRPADRERILLNFTRLVEEHAEELAQLETLSQGKSINMARALDLNATVEFMRYMSGWATKIEGQTFDVSIPLPPGAKFTAFTKREPVGVVVGIVPWNFPLLIAAWKLMPALATGCTVIIKPAMETPLTAMRLAELALEAGIPAGVFNVVTGGGASVGGVLTQHPLVSKVSFTGSTAVGKSVGVACMANMTRFSLELGGKNPMIVLADADVEKAVQGAILGGLLNNGQVCAAASRFYVHRSIHDRFVEALAAAVSAMPIGAGMNGDAAINPLVSRKQQQSVLKHIELARQEGARVVSGGELVEGDGFYVQPTILADIDHSMAVAREEVFGPVLGVMPFDDEEAVIELANDNRYGLAASLWTNDLSKAMNLVPRIEAGTVWVNAHVLLDPAMPFGGVKQSGMGREFGRAVIEAFTELKSVCIAH